One genomic window of bacterium includes the following:
- a CDS encoding type II secretion system F family protein: protein MPTYAWKGKTRTGEMREGTMQASSRAEAIAALRRQGVTQATVAERGKELALPKLRGSVGSKDIAVFTRQFSVMIDAGLPLVQCLEILAGQQSNKVFAAVLTDVRQDVESGSTLADAMRKHPKVFDDLYANMVAAGEAGGILDTILQRLSTYIEKAVKLKAAVRGALVYPVSVIVIACVVVWVILTFVIPVFADLFAGLGAQLPLPTQIVVNLSNFLRSWWWLVLGVIVAAVVLVRQYYQTPQGRRTLDAFMLKFPVIGTLLRKIAVARFCRTLGTLTSSGVPILDGLDITARTAGNAVVQEAIQNVRKEVEQGKTISEPLAKSGVFPSMVVQMVQVGEQTGAMDTMLSKIADFYEDEVDEATQNLLSLLEPLIILFLGVVIGGIVIAMYMPMFSLISKIG from the coding sequence GGCGATCGCCGCCCTGCGCCGCCAAGGCGTGACGCAGGCGACCGTCGCCGAGCGGGGCAAGGAACTGGCGCTGCCGAAGCTGCGCGGGTCGGTCGGCAGCAAGGACATCGCCGTCTTCACGCGTCAGTTCTCGGTGATGATCGACGCCGGCCTGCCGCTGGTGCAGTGCCTCGAGATCCTCGCCGGCCAGCAGTCGAACAAGGTCTTCGCGGCCGTCCTCACCGACGTGCGCCAGGACGTCGAGTCGGGGTCCACGCTCGCCGACGCGATGCGCAAGCACCCGAAGGTCTTCGACGACCTCTACGCCAACATGGTCGCCGCCGGCGAGGCCGGCGGCATCCTCGACACGATCCTGCAGCGCCTCTCGACCTACATCGAGAAGGCGGTGAAGCTCAAGGCGGCGGTCCGCGGCGCGTTGGTCTACCCGGTCTCGGTCATCGTCATCGCCTGCGTCGTCGTCTGGGTCATCCTGACGTTCGTCATCCCGGTCTTCGCCGACCTGTTCGCCGGCCTCGGCGCCCAGCTGCCGCTGCCGACGCAGATCGTCGTGAACCTGTCCAACTTCCTCCGCAGCTGGTGGTGGCTGGTGCTCGGCGTGATCGTCGCCGCGGTCGTGCTCGTGCGGCAGTACTACCAGACGCCGCAGGGGCGGCGGACGCTCGACGCCTTCATGCTCAAGTTCCCGGTCATCGGGACGCTGCTGCGCAAGATCGCCGTCGCGCGCTTCTGCCGCACGCTGGGCACGCTGACCAGCTCGGGCGTGCCGATCCTCGACGGGCTCGACATCACCGCCCGCACCGCCGGCAACGCCGTCGTGCAGGAGGCGATCCAGAACGTCCGCAAGGAGGTCGAGCAGGGAAAGACGATCAGCGAGCCGCTGGCCAAGTCGGGCGTCTTCCCGTCGATGGTCGTGCAGATGGTCCAGGTCGGCGAGCAGACGGGCGCGATGGACACGATGCTCTCCAAGATCGCCGACTTCTACGAGGACGAAGTGGACGAGGCGACGCAGAACCTGCTCTCGCTCCTCGAGCCGCTGATCATCCTCTTCCTCGGCGTCGTCATCGGCGGCATCGTCATCGCGATGTACATGCCGATGTTCTCGCTGATCAGCAAGATCGGCTGA